GCAATCCTATCGGATGGCCGGTCACAGCCCCGGGGCGGCAGACCGACCACCGCCCGACAGCGCGCTCGACTCCAGACCGACCTCGGAACGAGACTCGACAACCCCGCCGAACCGGCACGAAGGCTTAACCTCGACGGCGGCTGTCGCTTAGGGTGGGTGAGAACACGACGGTCGCACACGTGCACGGTGCGCCGGCCCCTCGCCCCGCCTCGGCGAGGGGAGAGGCCAGAGATATGGAGGAGAAATGGACGAAGACGTCGAGCGGATCAAGGGCCTGCTCTCCCCGCCCCTTCAGGATGCGGGATTCCACCTCGAGACCGTCAAAGCGGTAGCAGCCGGACCTCGGCGCACGCTCACCGTCGTCGTCGACCTCGACGAATCGAGCACCGATCCGATGTCGATGGAGAAGATCGCCGAATCAACGAAGATCGTCGGCGACGCCCTCGACGAGGTCGAGATCTTCCGGGACAGGCCCTACCAGCTCGAGGTCACGAGCCCCGGCGCGACCCGGAAGCTCGAGACCCCACGCCACTTCCGACGCGTCATCGGCCGGCGCCTGGAGATCACGACGAAGAAGGACACCTTCAAGCTCGACCTCGCCGAGGTGGGGGAGAGTTCGATCACGGGAACTGACCCCCAGCGCAAGGAGACGAAGACGGTCGACCTCGGCGAGATCCGCAAGGCCCAGGTGGAACTGAAGTTCCGCTGAGGCGCACCTCACGCTCTGCATGCGGTGCGATGGCCCCTTCGCAGGCACAGAGCAGGCGCAGACTGGGATAGACTGTTACGCCTGCATAAGTGAACACAGACAATTCAATGCTCGGTTGAGCCGGAGAGGACTAAAACATGGACATCGACCTCAATGTTCTGCGCGTCATCGAACGAGAGCGTGAGATTCCGCTGGAAACCCTCGTCGAACTCATCGAACAGGCTCTCTTCCTCGCCTACCAGAAGACCGAAGGGGCCTGGCCAGACGCCCGTGCCGAACTCGACAAGTCCACCGGTGAGGTGCGCATCCTCGCCGTGGAGTTCGACAATGACGACAATCCGATCGGCGAATTCGACGACACCCCCACCGGCTTCGGCCGCATCGCCGCCCAGACCGCCCGTCAGGTCATCCACCAGCGGCTGCGCGATGTCGAAGACGAATCCCTGCTCGGGACGTTCAAAGGCCGTGAGGGCGAGATCGTCTCCGGCATCATCCAGCAGGGTCGGGACCCGCAGATGGTCCAGGTCGACATCGGAGACGTCGAAGCCGTGCTGCCGCCGCACGAACAGGTCCCCGGCGAGACCTACGCCCACGGCACCCGCCTGCGCGTCTACATCGCCGATGTGCACAAGGGTGCGAAGGGCACCTCGGTCACCGTCTCACGCACCCACCCGAACCTCGTGCGCAGGCTCTTCGCCCATGAGGCCCCGGAGATCGCCGACGGCACCGTCGAGATCGTGTCGCTGGCCCGCGAGGCCGGCCACCGCACGAAACTCGCCGTGCGCGCTACGAAGCCGGGTGTGAACGCGAAGGGATCGTGCATCGGCGAACTCGGCTCGCGCGTACGCGCGGTGATGAACGAACTCGGCCAGGAGAAGATCGACATCGTCGACTACTCCGACGACCCCGCGAAATTCATCGCCCACGCGCTGTCGCCGGCCAAGGCCAAGAGCGTGGAGATCCTTGATGCCGCTGCTCAGGAATCACGTGCCGTCGTCCCCACCGACCAGCTCTCCCTGGCCATCGGCAAGGAAGGGCAGAACGCCCGCCTGGCGGCGAAGCTCACCGGTTGGAAGATCGACATCGTCGCAGGCGAGTAGCCTCATGCAGTGATTCGCACCACTGGCCCCCTTGGCGCGCGCGGGGTGCCGGTACTGTAGAATCATTGATTGTGAATGTTGGTGATGGACCCGAAAGGACGTGCATCGCCTGTAGGCAGAAGGCCGGTCGGGACGAGCTGACACGCTTCGTGTTCCGCCCCGACCAGCACCCCGCCGTCGTCCACGATGTGTCAGCGACACTGCCGGGACGTGGTGCGTGGGTGCACCCTGATGTGAAGTGCCTGAACAAGGCCCTGACCACTGCCGCCTTCGCTCGATCCTTTCGAACGAAGATCACCGCCTCGGATCTCCCGAGGATAGATACCGAACCCATACAGAACGGGTAGCCGAATGGATGACAAGTTGTGAGTGTCGCACGATGACACCCAAACGGAATTCGAGAGAGCAGTGAAATGAGTACTGCTCTTCATTGATGAGGTTCTTTCCTGACCGGGAAAGAACCCGGACAGGAGAACTGTGGCAAAGCCCCGTGTCCATGAGCTCGCGAAAGAGCTCGGCACAACAAGTAAGAACGTCCTCGAAAAGCTCCAGGACATGGGCGAATTCGTTCGCTCCGCCTCTTCGACGCTCGAAGCGCCCGTCGTGCGCCGCGTGAAGGAGGCATTCGCCGATTCTGCTCCCGCTGGTGGTGAGAAGTCCAGTGGCGCGAAGAAGGCCGCCAAGCCGGCCGCGAAGCCCGGAGCCCCCAAGCCCGGTGCGAAGCCCGCACCCAAACCCGCCGCGAAGTCCGCGCCGAAGCCCGGCGCCAAACCGGCCGCTCCGAAGGCCGCGGAACCGACCGAGGCTCCCGCAGCCGAAGCGAAGCCTGCTGCCGAAGCGAAGCCGACTGCATCCTCGGCGCCGAAGCCCGGCGCCCCGAAGCCGTCCGCCGCGCCGAAGCCCGGCGCCCCGAAGCCCGGAGCCCCGAAGCCGGGAGCACCCAAGCCGGGCGCGGCCAAGCCCGGTGGCCGTGGGGGCGGACGCCCCGGCAACAACCCCTTCGCCTCCTCGCAGGGAATGCCGAAGCCTGGCCGCGGACCCAAGCCCGGCGGTCGTTCCGGCGGTCAGGGTGGTCAGGGCAGCCAGGGTGGCCAGGGCGGACGCCCCGGCAACAACCCGTTCGCACCCTCGCAGGGAATGCCGAAGCCCGGTCAGAAGCCGCGCGGCGCTGGTGAGGATTCCTCGGGCGGTCCCCGTCCGGCACCTCGCCCGGGCGCACCTCGCCCCAACCCGTCGATGCTGAAGAACTCGGCACTGAACAAGCCCGCTCCCGGCCGCGGTCGCGGCGGCGGACGCGGAAATGCCCCCGGCGGCGCACCCGGTGCACCGGGCGGCGGTCCAGGCGGTCCTCGTCGTGGACCCGGCGGCGGTCCCGGTGGTCGCGGTTCAGGTCGCGGTCGCGGAAGCACGCAGGGTGCATTCGGCCGCGGCGGCGGTCCGCGTCAGAAGGGACGCAAGTCGAAGCGGGCGAAGCGCGCAGAGCTCGAGCAGATGCAGGCTCCGTCGGTCGGCGGCGTCACCGTTCCGCGCGGAGACGGCAATACGCCGCTGCGTCTGCGTCGCGGCTCCTCGCTGGCCGATTTCGCCGAGAAGATCAACACCGATCCGACGAACCTCGTGACCGTGCTCTTCCACCTCGGTGAGATGGCCACGATCACCCAGTCCCTCGACGAGGCGACCTTCGAGGTCCTCGGCGAAGAGCTCGGCTACAAGATCGAGATCGTCTCGCCCGAAGACGAAGACCGTGAGCTGCTGGAGACCTTCGACATCGACCTCGATGCCGAAGCCGCGGAAGAGGACGACGAGGACCTGCAGGCACGTCCGCCGGTCATCACCGTCATGGGGCACGTCGATCACGGTAAGACCAAGCTGCTCGATGCGATCCGTTCGGCCAATGTCGCTTCCCGCGAGGCCGGCGGAATCACTCAGCACATCGGTGCCTACCAGGTCGAGGTCGACCACGAGGGCCAGGATCGCAAGCTCACCTTCCTCGATACCCCCGGTCACGAGGCGTTCACCGCCATGCGTGCCCGTGGTGCGAAGTCGACGGACCTCGCGATCCTCGTGGTCGCCGCCGACGACGGCGTCATGCCGCAGACGATCGAAGCTCTCAACCACGCTCAGGCGGCCGATGTGCCGATCGTCGTGGCTGTGAACAAGATCGACAAGGAAGGCGCCAACCCCGCCAAGGTCATGCAGCAGCTGACCGAATACAACCTCGTGGCCGAAGAATACGGCGGCGAGACCATGTTCGTGCCGATCTCCGCGCTCAAGCGCGAGGGCATCGACCAGCTGCTCGAATCCGTTCTGCTGACGACCGATGCGGCTCTGGACCTGCGAGCGAACCCCGACAAGTCCGCTCGCGGCATCGCGATCGAAGCCAAGCTCGACAAGGGTCGCGGTGCGGTTGCCACCGTCCTCGTCGAGTCCGGCACCCTGCGTCAGGGCGACGCCATAGTCTGCGGCACCGCCTACGGACGTGTGCGTGCGATGTTCGATGAGAACGGCAACGTCGTCGAGGAGGCAGGACCCTCACGTCCCGTGCAGGTCCTCGGTCTGTCGTCCGTGCCGCGCGCCGGTGATTCGTTCATCTCCACCGATGACGATCGCACGGCTCGCCAGATCGCTGAGAAGCGTGACGCCATCGAGCGCAACGCCGCTCAGGCCCGCGGCCGCAAGCGCATCAGCCTCGAAGACTTCACGAAGGCTCTGGCTGAGGGCAAGGTCGACATGCTCAACCTCATCCTCAAGGGCGATGTCTCCGGTGCTGTCGAAGCACTCGAGGATTCGCTGCTCAAGATCGATGTGGGCGACGACGTCGACCTGCGCATCATCCACCGCGGCGTCGGTGCGATCACGGAGAACGACATCAACCTGGCCACGGTCGACAACGCGATCGTCCTCGGCTTCAACGTCCGTCCGGAAGCGAAGGCTCGCGACCTGGCCGACCGCGAAGGCGTCGACGTCCGCTACTACTCGGTCATCTACCAGGCGATCGACGATATCGAGTCCTCGCTCAAGGGCATGCTCAAGCCCGAGTACGAAGAGGTCCAGACCGGTACGGCGGAGATCCGCGAGGTCTTCCGTTCGTCGAAGTTCGGCAACATCGCCGGCTCGATCGTCCGCGACGGCCTCATCAAGCGGAACTCGACCGCTCGCGTCACCCGCGACGGAATCGTCATCGGCGACAACGTCCACATCGAATCGCTGCGTCGGTTCAAGGACGATGCGACCGAGGTCCGCGAAGGCTACGAGTGCGGTATCGGACTCGGCAAGTTCAATGACCTGCGCGTCGGCGACATCATCGAGACCTTCGAGATGCAGGAGAAGCCGCGCGACTGATCGGTCGCGGAGAGAGTCGCCCCCGATGAATCTTCAGCGCAGCAGCGCAGACGAGGGCGGGGGTGGGACTCATACCGTGAGTCGGAGGCTCCGGTCGGCCCCAGGAGATGGGGACCGGCCGGAGCCGGTTCGATTCCACAGCTAATATAGGGCCGGAGAGAAGCTTCGGCCCCGAAACAGAAGGACACGCACCATGGCAGACTCGACACGGGCCCGCAAGATCGCCGACCAGATCAAGGTCATCGTCGCCAGCACCATCGAGCGCAAGCTCAAGGATCCCCGCCTCGGCTTCGTCACCGTCACCGATGTGCGTGTGACCGGCGATCTGCAGCACGCCACCATCTTCTACACCGTCTACGGCGATGACCAGGATCTCGTCGGCACCGGTCATGCCCTCGAATCGGCCAAGGGCTTCATCCGCTCGGAGGTCGGCAAGGGACTGACGATCCGTCTGACCCCGAGTCTCGAATTCATCGCCGATGCCGTCCCCGAGGCGGCCGCCCGTCTGGACGGACTGCTCGCTCAGGCCGCCGCCGACGACGCTCGTGTGGCCGGGTTGGCCGAGAACGCACAGCATGCAGGTGAATCCGACCCGTACAAGAAGAACGACGCCGCCGACGAGGACTGATCGTCCCATCTGGCCGATCCCGGCTTCGCACCTGGTCACCGGGGGAGAACGGCCGATCGGCGAATTGAGGCCCGATCTGAGCTTCGTCACGTCAGAAAAAAAAGTTCTCGTAACAGTTTTGTTATCTTTCCGAGATGTCGTAGACTTTTTGCGGTAACGAAATGATTACGACTCTGTTAAGGGAATTCTGCATTGGGTAAGCACTCCTCACCGAAGCCGTCGTTCGCGAAGCAGCTGATCCGGGACCTGACTCCCGGCAAGCGCCCCGCTGGCCGACGCGCAGCGAATGCGCCGTCCTCGGCGACTTCCGTGCTGGCGACCGTCAAGCAGCGTCCTGTCGTCGCCGCGATCGCCGTTCCGGCGGCCGCGACCGCCGCTGTCGTCGGTTCGACCGTTGTCATGGGACCGCCCGAGTCCGGCAACGTCACGACCGAAGCCGCAACGACGACTCCCGAGGAGTCGACCACTTCCTCGTCCGTGAGCCAGAAGGAGCTCGACGCCGAACGCAAGAAGGCCGGCGAAGAGTACCTGGAGAAGGTCAAGGACGACCCGAAGTACAAGAACAAGACCTCGAAGACCGACCTCGAGGTCAAGGCTCCGCCGAAGCCCAGTCCGACCGCCGAGTCCTCAACCTCGGAGGCGAGCGATGATTCGTCCTCCGACGAGAAGTCCAGCGACGAGAAGTCATCCGGCGAAGGCGAAGGCACCTCCTCGGACACTTCGGCTCCGCCGTGCAGCGTCTCCTCCTCGATCGAATCCGGTCTGCTGCCGAACGCCGTCAACGGCTACCGTGCTGTCTGCGCGAAGTTCCCCGAGGTCAAGACCTTCGGCGGACGTCGCCCCGGCACCGGTTCGGATCACAACACCGGTGAAGCCGTCGATATCATGATCACCGGCTCCACCGGCGACCGCATCGCCGATTACCTCATCCAGAACCAGGGCGCGCTGAACGTCAAGTACGTCATCTGGAAGCAGCGCATCTGGATGCCCGGACAGGGGTGGAAGGGCATGGAGGATCGCGGGTCCGCGACCGCCAACCACTTCGACCACGTGCACGCGTCCTTCAACTGATCGTCTGACCCAGTGAGCGACTCTTCCCCACAAGGCGTCCTAGTCTGCGACAAGTCGCAGGGACTGAGCTCCCACGGCGTGGTCTCCCGCATCCGCCGCTGGTTCGGGACGAAGAAGGTCGGCCACGCCGGCACTCTCGACCCGATGGCCACGGGCGTCCTCGTGCTCGGCCTCGGCCGCGGCACCAAGTTGCTGACCTATATCACAGGGGTCTCGAAGACCTATTTCGCCACCATCCGTCTGGGGTCGTCGACCCCGACGGATGACGCCGACTCCGAACCCGATCGCTTCGCCGACCCGACCGATCTCGCTCGGATCGACGCTGCGGCCGTCCAGGCCGCTGTGGCCAAGCTGCGCGGACCCATCGACCAGGTGCCGAGCGCCGTCTCGGCGATCAAGGTCGACGGCAAGCGCTCCTATGCCCGCGTCCGCGCCGGTGAGGATGTCGAACTCAAGGCTCGCCGCGTCGAGGTCTCGGCCTTCGAGATCATCGACATCCGCTTCGCTGCAGAAGAGGGTCATATCGATGTCGATGTTGAGGTCGACTGCTCGTCCGGGACGTACGTTCGCGCCCTGGCTCGCGACATCGGCACCGACCTCGGCATCTTCGGCCACCTCACCGCGCTCAGGCGGACTCGCGTCGGCGATTTCCACATCGACCAGGCTGTGACACTTCCCGAAGATCTCGATGTTCCCGCACCCACCCTCATCTCACTCGCCGAGGCGGCCCGCACCCTTCTGCCCGTCGTCACCGTCGATGCCGATCGGGCCAAAGCGCTCATGCAGGGCAAGACCGTTGCCGCCGGCGACTGGCGTGCCGACCCGCGTACCGATTTCGGCAGCTCGGACCCGAGCACCGACACCGTCGCCGCTGATACGGAGAACCGAGAAGTCGCCGTGGTCTGTGACGATGAGCTCGTCTCCGTGGCGGAAGTGCGTCGGAGCGGTGGCTTGAAGTCGCTGACGGCCTTCGCCATCGACCTCGCCTGAGCCGGCGCCAATCGCCGGCAGAAGGACAACGAAATCAGTTGTATCAGTCGATTACAACTTAAACTCTTGTATCTTGCTCTGTCATCTGGTCTACTTGTCCTATGTTCGTCCTGACCATCGACCAGCAGGATTCGCGGTCGACCGCCGACGCGGTGCCGCGGATCCTCGACGTCTTGACTCCGATCGACACGGTCGTTCCCTTCGCCCGCACCATCGGTGACGAGGTCCAGGGAGTCCTGGATGCTCCCGATGCCGTCGCCGAGGCGGTGCGCCGAATCGCCATCGACTCCGACTGGCATATCGGCATCGGGATCGGTGAAGTCGAAAGGCCCCTGCCGGAGTCGACCACTGAGGGCAGGGGAGCGGCCTTCTATGCAGCCCGGCAGGCGGTCGAGGCGGCCAAATCCGCCCCCGCCCACCTCGTTGTGAGTGCCGACTCGGACGGAGAGCACCGTGGTCTGGCGGAGGCGGCCCTGCGCCTCCTCGTCAGCACACTGTCCGAGCTGCGCAGTCACTCCCGGGGCTACGTCGGCCTCCGGCTCGACAATCCCGATGCCACTCAGGCCGAGATCGCCGCAGAGTTCGACGTCTCACAGCAGGCCGTCTCCCGCGTGCTGGCAGCCGGCCCCGCCGACATCGTCGCCGGTGCCGAGCATCTGGCTCAATACCACCTTTCCCGCCACCGCGTCACTCAGTCGGAAGGAACCGCACGTGTGGACTGAAGTGCTCGTTGCCGTTGCGGCCGCGCTCGTCGCGGCCCTCATCGGCTGGCCCCTCGTTCCGCTCTTCCTCCGCCTGACCCACAAGGGCCCGGGGGCCAAACCCGAACGGACGGGAGCCGAGGACATTGAAGTCCTGCGCGGAGGGCTGTGGATCGGCATCGTCGAACGCGCTCTCATCGCCGGAGCGATCGTGCTCGGTCGCCCCGAGCTCATGGCCGTGGTCATTGCGGTCAAAGGGCTCGGACGCTTCGCGGAGATCAAGTCCTCGGCGGCTGCGGGTGAGCGGTTCATCATCGGCACGTTCGTCTCGATCGCCCTGGCCTCCCTCCTCGGTGTCATCGGCTGGGCGATCGTGGCCTGACCGAGTCCTCCCCGGTCCTCCTGGCTCGGCGAGGTGCCGGTTAGGAGGCAGAAGATCTCTGCGATAATCTGAATCGGTGCACGGAAGGAGCGAATGTCTGGTGGAGCTGTATCACGGACTCGGTGAAGTCGAGGTCGATGCTATCGGCACCGTCGTCACCCTCGGCAACTTCGACGGCGTGCACCGCGGGCACCAGACGGTGCTGACTACTGTCGCCGGCCTGGCCAGGCAGGAGGGCCTGCGCTCGATCGCGATGACCTTCGACCCGCACCCGCGCACGGTCCACCGCCCCGAGGAACCGACCGTGATGATCACCTCGACTCGGCAGCGCGCCGATCTCATCGCCGCCACCGGAATCGACGGCCTCCTCATCCAGCCCTACGACCTCGA
Above is a window of Brevibacterium siliguriense DNA encoding:
- the truB gene encoding tRNA pseudouridine(55) synthase TruB, which produces MSDSSPQGVLVCDKSQGLSSHGVVSRIRRWFGTKKVGHAGTLDPMATGVLVLGLGRGTKLLTYITGVSKTYFATIRLGSSTPTDDADSEPDRFADPTDLARIDAAAVQAAVAKLRGPIDQVPSAVSAIKVDGKRSYARVRAGEDVELKARRVEVSAFEIIDIRFAAEEGHIDVDVEVDCSSGTYVRALARDIGTDLGIFGHLTALRRTRVGDFHIDQAVTLPEDLDVPAPTLISLAEAARTLLPVVTVDADRAKALMQGKTVAAGDWRADPRTDFGSSDPSTDTVAADTENREVAVVCDDELVSVAEVRRSGGLKSLTAFAIDLA
- a CDS encoding YlxR family protein, encoding MNVGDGPERTCIACRQKAGRDELTRFVFRPDQHPAVVHDVSATLPGRGAWVHPDVKCLNKALTTAAFARSFRTKITASDLPRIDTEPIQNG
- a CDS encoding ribosome maturation factor RimP yields the protein MDEDVERIKGLLSPPLQDAGFHLETVKAVAAGPRRTLTVVVDLDESSTDPMSMEKIAESTKIVGDALDEVEIFRDRPYQLEVTSPGATRKLETPRHFRRVIGRRLEITTKKDTFKLDLAEVGESSITGTDPQRKETKTVDLGEIRKAQVELKFR
- the nusA gene encoding transcription termination factor NusA; translation: MDIDLNVLRVIEREREIPLETLVELIEQALFLAYQKTEGAWPDARAELDKSTGEVRILAVEFDNDDNPIGEFDDTPTGFGRIAAQTARQVIHQRLRDVEDESLLGTFKGREGEIVSGIIQQGRDPQMVQVDIGDVEAVLPPHEQVPGETYAHGTRLRVYIADVHKGAKGTSVTVSRTHPNLVRRLFAHEAPEIADGTVEIVSLAREAGHRTKLAVRATKPGVNAKGSCIGELGSRVRAVMNELGQEKIDIVDYSDDPAKFIAHALSPAKAKSVEILDAAAQESRAVVPTDQLSLAIGKEGQNARLAAKLTGWKIDIVAGE
- a CDS encoding ligand-binding protein SH3, giving the protein MGKHSSPKPSFAKQLIRDLTPGKRPAGRRAANAPSSATSVLATVKQRPVVAAIAVPAAATAAVVGSTVVMGPPESGNVTTEAATTTPEESTTSSSVSQKELDAERKKAGEEYLEKVKDDPKYKNKTSKTDLEVKAPPKPSPTAESSTSEASDDSSSDEKSSDEKSSGEGEGTSSDTSAPPCSVSSSIESGLLPNAVNGYRAVCAKFPEVKTFGGRRPGTGSDHNTGEAVDIMITGSTGDRIADYLIQNQGALNVKYVIWKQRIWMPGQGWKGMEDRGSATANHFDHVHASFN
- the infB gene encoding translation initiation factor IF-2, whose translation is MAKPRVHELAKELGTTSKNVLEKLQDMGEFVRSASSTLEAPVVRRVKEAFADSAPAGGEKSSGAKKAAKPAAKPGAPKPGAKPAPKPAAKSAPKPGAKPAAPKAAEPTEAPAAEAKPAAEAKPTASSAPKPGAPKPSAAPKPGAPKPGAPKPGAPKPGAAKPGGRGGGRPGNNPFASSQGMPKPGRGPKPGGRSGGQGGQGSQGGQGGRPGNNPFAPSQGMPKPGQKPRGAGEDSSGGPRPAPRPGAPRPNPSMLKNSALNKPAPGRGRGGGRGNAPGGAPGAPGGGPGGPRRGPGGGPGGRGSGRGRGSTQGAFGRGGGPRQKGRKSKRAKRAELEQMQAPSVGGVTVPRGDGNTPLRLRRGSSLADFAEKINTDPTNLVTVLFHLGEMATITQSLDEATFEVLGEELGYKIEIVSPEDEDRELLETFDIDLDAEAAEEDDEDLQARPPVITVMGHVDHGKTKLLDAIRSANVASREAGGITQHIGAYQVEVDHEGQDRKLTFLDTPGHEAFTAMRARGAKSTDLAILVVAADDGVMPQTIEALNHAQAADVPIVVAVNKIDKEGANPAKVMQQLTEYNLVAEEYGGETMFVPISALKREGIDQLLESVLLTTDAALDLRANPDKSARGIAIEAKLDKGRGAVATVLVESGTLRQGDAIVCGTAYGRVRAMFDENGNVVEEAGPSRPVQVLGLSSVPRAGDSFISTDDDRTARQIAEKRDAIERNAAQARGRKRISLEDFTKALAEGKVDMLNLILKGDVSGAVEALEDSLLKIDVGDDVDLRIIHRGVGAITENDINLATVDNAIVLGFNVRPEAKARDLADREGVDVRYYSVIYQAIDDIESSLKGMLKPEYEEVQTGTAEIREVFRSSKFGNIAGSIVRDGLIKRNSTARVTRDGIVIGDNVHIESLRRFKDDATEVREGYECGIGLGKFNDLRVGDIIETFEMQEKPRD
- the rbfA gene encoding 30S ribosome-binding factor RbfA; the protein is MADSTRARKIADQIKVIVASTIERKLKDPRLGFVTVTDVRVTGDLQHATIFYTVYGDDQDLVGTGHALESAKGFIRSEVGKGLTIRLTPSLEFIADAVPEAAARLDGLLAQAAADDARVAGLAENAQHAGESDPYKKNDAADED